From the Salvelinus fontinalis isolate EN_2023a chromosome 35, ASM2944872v1, whole genome shotgun sequence genome, one window contains:
- the LOC129834809 gene encoding COUP transcription factor 2-like: MDMAMVTWRKGEGDVARDSQGGISSPVSQVGPLSLSTDLTGHLNPISSLDIPSTHQTPQGAHSSNTSHSITSSQTWTNSVDKQQPQQIECVVCGDKSSGKHYGQLTCEGCKSFFKRSVRRNLCYTCRATRNCPIDQHHRNQCQYCRLKKCVKVGMRREAVQRGRMLPTQPYHGHFSITNGDPLQCHSYLSGYISLLMRAEPYPTSRYSTQCMQSNNLVGIENICELAARMLFSAVEWARNIPFFPDLQITDQVALLRLTWSELFVLNAAQSSMPVHVAPLLAAAGLHAAPMSAERVVSFMDHIRMFQEQVEKLKVLHVDSAEYSCVKAIVLFTSDACGLSDVTHVDDLQEKSQRALEEYSRSQYPNQPNRFGKLLLRLPSLRTVSSSVIEQLFFIPLVGKTPIETLIRDMLLSGSSFNWPYMSMQ, from the exons ATGGATATGGCAATGGTAACGTGGAGAAAGGGCGAGGGAGATGTCGCCCGCGACTCTCAAGGCGGAATCTCTTCCCCCGTCTCTCAAGTCGGACCGTTATCCCTCTCTACCGACCTAACGGGACACCTCAATCCCATATCCTCTCTGGATATCCCCTCAACACATCAGACACCCCAAGGCGCTCATTCAAGCAATACATCTCATTCTATCACTAGCAGCCAAACGTGGACTAACTCCGTGGACAAACAACAGCCTCAGCAGATCGAGTGTGTGGTGTGCGGAGATAAATCCAGCGGGAAGCACTATGGCCAGTTGACATGTGAGGGGTGTAAGAGCTTCTTCAAACGGAGCGTCAGACGGAACCTCTGCTACACCTGCCGCGCCACCAGGAACTGTCCCATTGATCAACACCACAGGAACCAATGCCAGTACTGCCGCCTCAAGAAATGTGTCAAAGTGGGAATGCGGAGAGAAG CGGTTCAGAGAGGGAGGATGCTTCCTACTCAACCGTACCACGGTCATTTCTCCATCACCAACGGAGACCCTCTCCAATGCCACTCCTACCTATCTGGATACATCTCCCTGCTCATGCGAGCCGAGCCCTACCCCACATCCAGATACAGCACGCAGTGTATGCAGTCCAACAACCTGGTGGGGATCGAGAACATCTGTGAGCTGGCCGCCCGGATGTTGTTCTCAGCGGTGGAGTGGGCCCGAAACATCCCCTTCTTCCCTGACCTCCAGATCACCGACCAGGTCGCTCTGCTCCGGCTCACTTGGAGCGAGTTGTTCGTGCTGAACGCGGCCCAGTCCTCAATGCCGGTGCATGTGGCTCCTCTCCTGGCCGCGGCAGGGCTGCATGCCGCCCCCATGTCGGCGGAGAGAGTCGTGTCTTTCATGGACCATATCCGGATGTTCCAGGAGCAGGTGGAGAAGCTGAAGGTTCTGCATGTCGACTCAGCCGAGTACAGCTGCGTTAAGGCTATAGTTCTCTTTACGTCAG ATGCGTGCGGTCTGTCAGACGTGACTCACGTGGACGATCTTCAGGAGAAGTCCCAGCGCGCCCTGGAAGAGTACAGCAGGAGCCAGTACCCTAACCAACCGAACCGGTTTGGGAAGCTACTACTCCGTCTGCCCTCTCTACGCACCGTCTCCTCGTCCGTTATAGAACAGTTATTCTTCATCCCGTTGGTCGGAAAAAcaccaatagaaactctcattaGGGATATGTTGCTTTCCGGAAGCAGTTTTAATTGGCCTTACATGTCGATGCAGTAG